In the genome of Coraliomargarita algicola, one region contains:
- a CDS encoding DUF4160 domain-containing protein → MHIHIYSPSGEAKFWIEPQIELAVSKGLNSRELKEVETQVKEHENEIRREWNKHFGNT, encoded by the coding sequence ATGCACATACATATCTATTCTCCGTCTGGAGAAGCTAAATTCTGGATCGAGCCACAAATTGAGCTAGCCGTCAGTAAAGGCCTTAATTCGCGGGAACTCAAAGAAGTCGAAACTCAAGTAAAGGAGCATGAAAATGAAATCAGAAGAGAATGGAATAAGCACTTTGGAAACACCTGA
- a CDS encoding DUF2442 domain-containing protein gives MKSEENGISTLETPESVQVQGISSHGFWILIQEREYFLDFENYPWFKEAKVDQIFNVTLLHGHHLFWNELDVDLELTSLDEPERFPLIFKAS, from the coding sequence ATGAAATCAGAAGAGAATGGAATAAGCACTTTGGAAACACCTGAGAGTGTTCAAGTTCAGGGCATATCGAGTCACGGGTTTTGGATACTCATTCAGGAGCGTGAATACTTCTTGGACTTTGAGAACTACCCATGGTTCAAGGAAGCCAAGGTGGATCAAATCTTCAATGTGACACTTTTGCATGGACACCACCTTTTTTGGAATGAACTGGATGTCGACTTAGAGCTGACCTCACTCGATGAGCCAGAACGCTTCCCTCTCATATTCAAGGCATCGTAG
- a CDS encoding group II intron maturase-specific domain-containing protein: MPQYIRGWMGYFGLSVVSSVFHETRIVHGQSKQSISPAPREWNVKILRIIVLKQTA, from the coding sequence ATGCCACAATACATTCGCGGATGGATGGGTTACTTCGGGCTGAGTGTTGTTAGTAGCGTCTTCCATGAGACAAGAATAGTCCATGGTCAGTCGAAGCAATCAATCAGTCCCGCTCCGCGGGAGTGGAATGTGAAAATCCTACGTATAATCGTCTTAAAACAGACTGCGTGA